In the genome of Kitasatospora cathayae, one region contains:
- a CDS encoding nucleosidase: protein MRLLGTISPDRPLLVVAVREEAAHLDDRLPVLLTGMGKVNATAALATVLAQGERPSEVINLGTAGALRPGWEGIHHVVQVIQHDLNTEALQALTGRSYGAPLVVGRGDGPVLATGDLFVDSPAAKERLAEHADLVDMEGYAVATVAHRAGVPVRLVKYVSDEAGDGAAHTWRESVDDCARHLADWVHAQGW, encoded by the coding sequence ATGCGACTGCTTGGAACGATCTCGCCCGACCGCCCGCTGCTCGTCGTCGCGGTCCGCGAGGAGGCCGCTCACCTCGACGACCGGCTGCCCGTGCTGCTCACCGGGATGGGGAAGGTCAACGCCACCGCGGCCCTGGCCACCGTGCTCGCCCAGGGCGAGCGGCCCTCCGAGGTGATCAACCTCGGCACGGCCGGCGCGCTGCGCCCCGGCTGGGAGGGCATCCACCACGTCGTCCAGGTGATCCAGCACGACCTGAACACCGAGGCCCTGCAGGCCCTCACCGGTCGCAGCTACGGCGCCCCGCTGGTGGTCGGCAGGGGCGACGGCCCGGTGCTGGCCACCGGGGACCTGTTCGTCGACTCCCCGGCGGCCAAGGAGCGGCTGGCCGAGCACGCCGACCTGGTCGACATGGAGGGCTACGCCGTCGCCACCGTCGCCCACCGGGCCGGAGTGCCGGTGCGGCTGGTCAAGTACGTCAGCGACGAGGCCGGGGACGGCGCGGCGCACACCTGGCGGGAGTCGGTCGACGACTGCGCCCGGCACCTCGCGGACTGGGTGCACGCGCAGGGATGGTGA